Proteins co-encoded in one Arachis stenosperma cultivar V10309 chromosome 7, arast.V10309.gnm1.PFL2, whole genome shotgun sequence genomic window:
- the LOC130942162 gene encoding MLP-like protein 43: protein MALSGKLSVEVTVQTPAAKYFNIFITQFHKLQNICERILEGNMHEGDNWHVPHSVKNWTLIVDGKPIKLKEKIEAIDKENKSITYNLFDGDISKNYKVFKFLFQVFEKSDGGATAKFTIEYEKINENVEAPYGFMEFFDKGAKEVDSYLLKA from the exons ATGGCGCTAAGTGGCAAACTTAGTGTTGAAGTTACGGTCCAAACACCAGCTGCAAAGTACTTCAACATCTTTATAACTCAATTCCACAAGCTTCAAAACATTTGTGAAAGAATCCTTGAAGGCAACATGCATGAAGGTGATAACTGGCATGTCCCTCATTCGGTTAAGAATTGGACTCTTATCGTAG ATGGCAAGCCAATTAAGTTGAAGGAGAAAATTGAAGCTATTGACAAGGAGAACAAGTCAATTACATACAACCTTTTCGATGGAGACATAAGTAAGAACTATAAAGTCTTTAAGTTCCTTTTTCAAGTGTTTGAGAAGAGTGATGGTGGTGCTACAGCTAAATTCACTATTGAATACGAGAAAATCAATGAGAATGTTGAAGCTCCATATGGATTCATGGAGTTCTTTGACAAGGGTGCTAAAGAAGTTGATTCTTATCTTCTCAAGgcatag
- the LOC130942087 gene encoding MLP-like protein 34: MALSGKLSIEVTVQTPAAKYFNLFITQSHKFQNICERILEANLHEGDNWHVPHSVKNWTLLVDGKPIKFKGKIEAIDKENKSIRYNLFDGDISKNYKVFKLFLQVFEKSDGGASAKFTIEYEKINENVEAPYGFMELFDKNAKEFDSHLLKA; encoded by the exons ATGGCGCTAAGTGGTAAACTTAGTATTGAAGTTACGGTCCAAACACCAGCTGCAAAGTACTTCAACCTCTTTATAACTCAATCCCACAAGTTTCAAAACATTTGTGAAAGAATCCTTGAAGCCAACTTGCATGAAGGTGATAACTGGCATGTCCCTCATTCGGTTAAGAATTGGACTCTTCTCGTAG ATGGCAAGCCAATTAAGTTTAAGGGGAAAATTGAAGCTATTGACAAGGAGAACAAGTCAATTAGATACAACCTTTTCGATGGAGATATAAGTAAGAACTATAAAGTCTTTAAGTTGTTTCTTCAAGTGTTTGAGAAGAGTGATGGTGGTGCCTCAGCTAAATTCACTATTGAATACGAGAAAATCAATGAGAATGTTGAAGCTCCATATGGATTCATGGAGTTATTTGACAAGAATGCTAAAGAATTTGATTCTCATCTTCTCAAGGCATAG